The genomic DNA AAGCCCAAACCAGATTGATCTTGGTGTCGGACAGACCGCCCTTGTCCGCCTGATTCAAACAGAGCAGAAAGGCGAAGTCAGCCACAGCTACGGACTCTACCACTTGGCTCTTGTCCTTCCTAGCCGAGAGGACTTAGGCACCATTTTCCGCCACTTTATCGACAACAAAGTTCCCCTACAAGGGGCCAGCGACCACGGTTACAGCGAGGCCATTTACCTAGCCGACACTGAAGGCAACGGCATCGAGATCTACCGCGACCTGCCTCAAGACACTTGGGATGTCCGTCCGGACGGCCGCATCGTCGGCAAGACCGAGCCTATGGATGCGGAGGCTGTCTATGCTTTAGGTAAAAAAGCTGACGCAGCCTATCAGATGCCAGCAGGCAGCCGCATGGGCCATGTCCACCTCTCCGTCCGAGAAAGCGCCGCTTCTAGCCGCTTTTACCAAGAAGTTCTAGCTATGGAGGACAAATTCAGTGTGCCGTCCGCCTCTTGGCTAGCCTCTGGTGATTATCACCACCATTTAGCTGTCAACGAATGGGGAGGAAAAAATCTAGAAACCAGACAAGAAGGCATGCCAGGCCTTGCTTACTATACTGTGATCTATTCTCAGACTGACACTTTCAAAGCCACCTTGGAACGTGCCTCAGCTGCTGGTTTAACCGTCCAACAGATTGACAAAACAGCAGCCTTTGTTGACGTTGACGGGATAAGGACACAGTTACTCCTCAGTGAAGATTAAAAGGGCAGAAAGGCCATAAATAGAAAAAGCACATACAATCATGTTAGGAAAAACAGTGATTCTATGTGCTTTATTTTATTTTTTCACAACCCCAAATGGGCTTTCACTGCTTTTTTGATAAAAGCTGGTAAGTCTGGGTTGCCGTATTTTTGGAAATACTGCTTGAACCTAGGGTCGTCTTCGTAGGTTTGCGCAATATAAACCAAGACCTGATCGCTAAAGTCACTAAAGGCAAGCAGAGCCCGTCGCCATTCCTCCACTAACTGCTTTACTTCAGGTGCATCATAAGGGAGATGCGTCTGTTGACTAAAGAGCTGAAAAATTTGTTCCAATCGTTCTTGTTCGGTCCCCTTTTGGTTTGTGTCTAGTTTTTCCTGACGTTCTTGGAAGATCTGATAGGCTGGAGTATCTCCATACCGCATTTCCGCTTCCACCTTATATTGATCTGAAAGTGGCTTTTCAAATATGTCTAAATCTAACAGGGGCTGGCCAGATAGAAAGGCCTGTAATTGTCTTTCCTTTTCTTGTAGCTCCTTGATTTTCAAGGCAAAGACCTTCTCTTGTTTTTCTAAGATGGGACGAAGATCCTCATCAGTCAAATCGATTAGGTTCTGAATGTCCTTGATGGAAAAATCCAAAGCCTTTAGAAAGAGAATTTTCTGCAGTCGGATCAAGTCTTCCTGACTATAACTACGGTAGCCATTCTCTAACTTCTCTGCTGGCAATAATCCAACCCGATCATAATAATGTAGGGTCCTCTTGGTCAAACCTGTGATGGTCATTATTTCCTTTATCGTGTAGTTCCTGTCCAAAATTCTTCTACCTCCGCTAAAATTTCCGAAGCCGGTATGAGGCTTGCTTCTTCGATGGTTTTTCCTGTCTTTTCCAAATAATACTGTATCAGATAATAGCCGCAAGCGTAACCTGCACAGTAAGGCATGCCAACACCTTCCTGGCCCATCAAGGCAGCTATTTCATCACCATAGAGGTAGGCGGTGATTTTTTGCACACCCTTAACGTCTAAATGATTGTGTAAGAAGGGTTTGATGACCTGATTGAGTGTATCCAGACTGGTTTTGCTCACCCAAGGACCTAGCTTTTCCTTTCCATACATCTGAACAGCAAAATTCTCGGCCAACCCTTCTGCTACCAGCATTTCCTTAAGTGAACCCCCATCCCAGTCAACAAACTGATAGCGAACATTATGATTGACTTCATGAGCTAGGGCTGATGGTAGGCGGGATAAGGTATGCTCATTCGGAACCAATGACAAAAATAGATAACCCGGAATCCCACCATCCCCACTATACCCATCATTGATTTGCAGCATAGGTGCCGTTGGCTGAGCCAGCAAGATTGTAAAAGTGTAGTCTTGGACAGGTAATGTGACCGAACCAAATCTTGCCAAACTGTCTCGAATAGCTCTTTCGCAACTTTGCCAAACAGAGTCGTCTAAACGGTCAATCAGGGGCAG from Streptococcus oriscaviae includes the following:
- a CDS encoding VOC family protein, with the translated sequence MYNSQFELGPVALNVRNLDLQSLFYQQVLGLQVLSQSPNQIDLGVGQTALVRLIQTEQKGEVSHSYGLYHLALVLPSREDLGTIFRHFIDNKVPLQGASDHGYSEAIYLADTEGNGIEIYRDLPQDTWDVRPDGRIVGKTEPMDAEAVYALGKKADAAYQMPAGSRMGHVHLSVRESAASSRFYQEVLAMEDKFSVPSASWLASGDYHHHLAVNEWGGKNLETRQEGMPGLAYYTVIYSQTDTFKATLERASAAGLTVQQIDKTAAFVDVDGIRTQLLLSED
- a CDS encoding DUF2268 domain-containing protein, producing MNIHMIRSDKVYRELLEMPMAERRGYFKEEILAPYKEKFYKQGIPFEAKQEGGFDIMMLLSWMHFMPEMLTAQQLPLIDRLDDSVWQSCERAIRDSLARFGSVTLPVQDYTFTILLAQPTAPMLQINDGYSGDGGIPGYLFLSLVPNEHTLSRLPSALAHEVNHNVRYQFVDWDGGSLKEMLVAEGLAENFAVQMYGKEKLGPWVSKTSLDTLNQVIKPFLHNHLDVKGVQKITAYLYGDEIAALMGQEGVGMPYCAGYACGYYLIQYYLEKTGKTIEEASLIPASEILAEVEEFWTGTTR
- a CDS encoding MerR family transcriptional regulator; this encodes MTITGLTKRTLHYYDRVGLLPAEKLENGYRSYSQEDLIRLQKILFLKALDFSIKDIQNLIDLTDEDLRPILEKQEKVFALKIKELQEKERQLQAFLSGQPLLDLDIFEKPLSDQYKVEAEMRYGDTPAYQIFQERQEKLDTNQKGTEQERLEQIFQLFSQQTHLPYDAPEVKQLVEEWRRALLAFSDFSDQVLVYIAQTYEDDPRFKQYFQKYGNPDLPAFIKKAVKAHLGL